AAACTGCGGCTGTCCTCGCAGCAGACGATGCGTACCGCGCAGCGGCTGTACGAGAACGGCTACATCACCTATATGCGTACCGACTCGGTGAACCTGTCGGAGACCGCCATCGCGGCGGCCCGCCGGCAGATCGCCGAGCTGTACGGCGAGCGCAGCGTGCCGCCGGAGCCCCGCCGCTACACCGGCAAGGTGAAGAACGCGCAGGAGGCGCACGAGGCGATCCGCCCCGCCGGCGACAACTTCCGCACCCCCGGCGAGGTGGCCAAGGAGCTGTCGGCCGAGGAGTTCAAGCTCTACGAGCTGATCTGGCGGCGCACCATCGCCTCGCAGATGACCGACGCGGTCGGCTCCAGCGTCTCGGTCCGCATCCGGGCGGTCTCCACCGCGCAGGAGGAGGCCGACTTCGGCGCGACCGGCAAGACCATCACCGACCCGGGTTTCCTGCGCGCGTACGTCGAGTCGAGCGACGACGAGAACGCCGAGGCCGAGGACGCCGAGCGCCGGCTGCCCACCCTGGTCAAGGACCAGCCGCTGACCGCCGACGAGCTGGCCGCGCAGGGGCACCACACTCAGCCGCCGTCGCGCTACACCGAGGCGTCGCTGGTGAAGGCCCTGGAGGAGCTGGGCATCGGCCGCCCGTCGACGTACGCGTCGATCATGCAGACCATCCAGGACCGCGGGTACGTGATGAAGCGCGGCCAGGCGATGATCCCGACCTTCCTGGCCTTCGCGGTGATCGGGTTGATGGAGCGGCACTACCCGCGCCTGATCGACTACGACTTCACCGCCAGCATGGAGAACGAGCTGGACGAGATCGCCGGTGGTGACCACGCCGCCGTCGACTTCCTCACGGCGTTCTACTTCGGCAGCGCCAACGGCACCGGCGACCAGGCCATCGCGCACGCCGGTGGGCTGAAGAAGCTGGTCACCGAGAACCTCAGCGACATCGACGCGCGGAGCGTCAACTCCATCCCGCTGCACACCGACGCCGAGGGCCGCGAGGTCGTCGTCCGGGTCGGCCGGTTCGGTCCCTACCTGCAGCGGGCGCTCCCCGGCGAGCAGCCGACCCCGAAGGTCGAGGGTGAGGAGGGCACCTCCCAGGGCGACCGGGCACCGATCCCCGAGGGGCTGGCCCCCGACGAGCTGACCCCGGAGAAGGTGCACGAGCTCTTCCTCGGCGGCGGGGGCGAGCGGAAGCTCGGCGACGACCCGGCCACCGGCGAGCCGATCCTGCTCAAGTCCGGCCGGTTCGGCCCGTACGTGGCCAGTGGTGAGCGGAAGTCCTCGCTGCTGAAGTCGCAGACGCCGGACTCGCTCACCCTCGACGAGGCGCTGAAGCTGCTCACCCTGCCCCGGCTGATCGGGGTCGCCCCGGACGGCGGCGAGGTCGTCGCCAACAACGGCCGCTACGGCCCGTACGTCAAGCGCGGTGACGAGTTCCGCTCGCTGGAGTCGGAAGACAAGATGTTCACCGTCACGCTGGAGGAGGCGCTGGCGCTGCTGGCCGCCCCGAAGACCCGCCAGCGTCGGGCCGCCGCGCCGCCGCTGCGGGAGATGGGCGTCGACCCGGCGACCGAGAAGCCGCTGGTCATCAAGGACGGCCGGTTCGGGCCGTACGTCACCGACGGGGAGTTCAACGCGTCGCTGCGACGCGGGCAGACCCCGGAGGAGCTGACCGTCGAGCAGGCTTCCGAGATGCTCGCCGAGAAGCGGGCGAAGGGTCCGGCGCCGAAGAAGAAGGCGGCGGCGAAGAAGGCCGCCCCGGCCAAGAAGACGGCGGCGAAGAAGACCGCAGCCGCCAAGTCCACCGCCGCCAAGAAGACCACCACCGCCAAGGCCACGGCGGCCAAGAAGACCCCCGCCAAGAAGGCAGCCCCCCGCAAGGCGACCTCCGCGTCGGAGTGACCCACGCGTGATCGTGCTCGATCCCGGATCCGGTGGCCTCCCGCAGGCAGCGAGGCCACCGGTTCCGGGATCGACCGTGATCGTGCGCGGCGTCAGCCGAGGACGCGCCGCAGGTAGGGGTTGGTGAAGAGGCGGTCCGGGTCGAGCCGGTCGCGGACGGCGAGGAAGTCGCCGAACCTCGGGTACGCCGGAGCGAGCGACGCCGCCTCCCGGTAGTGCAGCTTCCCCCAGTGCGGCCGACCGCCGAGTTCCGTCGCCACCTGCTCGAACGCCCGGAAGTACGGCTCGTACGGCATGCCGACGTACTGGTGGATCGCCACGTACGCGGAGTCCCGGCCGTAGCCGTGCGACAGCCAGACGTCGTCGGCGGCGGTGAACCGCACCTCCACCGGGAAGAGCACCTTGAACGGCAGTCCGTCGACGACGCGGCGCAGCGCGTCGAGCGCGGTGGGCAGCACGGCGCGCGGCAGCGCGTACTCCATCTCCACGAAGCGGACCCGGCGCGGGGTGCAGAAGACCCGGTCGGACCGGCCGGTGTAGCTGCGTTCGGTGAGCGCGCGGGCGGAGACGGCACTGATGCCGGGGGCCAGCGCGGGCACGGCGCGGCCGAGCCGGCAGGCCCCGGCGAAGACGGTGTTGGCCAGGAACTCGTCGTCCAGCCAGCCGCGCCACCGGGGCAGCGGCCGGTCGTCGGCGGGCACCCGGTCGTTGGTCTTCACCTGCACCCGCGAGGTGTAGGGGAACCAGTAGAACTCGACGTGGTCGTGCCCGGCGACCAGTGACGGCAGGTCGCCGAGCACCGCGTCCAGCGCGGCCGGCCGTTCGTGCGCCCGGAGCACGAAGGCGTCGACGCAGCGCAGGGTGACCTCGACCAGGACACCGACCGCGCCGAGGCCGACCCGGGCGGCGGCGAAGACGTCCCGGTGCTCGTCGGCGGAGCAGCGCAGCACCTCGCCGGTGCCGGTGACCAGGGTCAACCCGACCACGAAGGTGGAGAGGCAGCCGAGTTTCGCCCCGGTGCCGTGGGTGCCGGTGGAGATCGCCCCGGCGATGGTCTGTGCGTCGATGTCGCCGAGGTTGGGTAGGGCGAGACCGTGGCGGGCGAGCAGGTCGTTGAGGGCGTGCAGGGGCGTCCCGGCGGGTACGGTGACCAACCGGCGGGCGGCGTCGACCGTGACGCCGGTGTCGAGGTTCGACAGGTCCAGCCGGTACCCGTCGGTGACCGCGGTGTCGGTGAACGAGTGGCCGCTGCCGACCGCCCGGACGGTCCGACCCGCCTCGGCGGCGGTGCGGACGGCCTCGACGACGTCATCGGTCGTACGGGGGCGCAGGATGGCGGTGGCCGTGCTGCGCTGGTTGCCGGCCCAGTTGGACCACTCGGCTGCGGTACCGGGCATGGACGCTCCTCGACATGAATATGAACTGACTTCATATCAGGAACGTTGTGCCTGGTAAATACCGCATCCGGGGTCCGCTCGTTGTACCGGTAGTCACACTTCAGTGACGTGTAGATATGTTCATCCGTCGAAGGGGGGTGGCGCCGAGTGTCCACACCAGCCGCCACGACCGGGCCGCTGCGCCGCGTACCGGTGCAGGGTCGAAGTGTCGCGCGGGTCCAGCGGATGCTGGACGCCTGCGCCGAGCTCGTCGACGAGGTGGGGTACGAGGGCTTGACCACGACCCTGCTCGCCGAGCGTGCCGAGGTGGCGATCGGGTCGGTCTATCAGTTCTTCCCGGACAAGCGGGCGATCGTGCAGGCGCTGACCCTGCGCACCATGGAGTCCTACCTGCAGCGGCTCGACGAGCGGTTCGCCTCGGACGACATGACCCACTGGTGGGACGGCGTCGACGCGGGGATCGACGAGTACATCACCATGCACCGCACCGTCCCGGGCTTCCGTACCCTGCACTTCGGCGACGTGGTCGACCTGCACCTGCTCGACGAGCAGCGCGACAACAACGGCGTGATCGCCGACCAGCTGGCGCGGGTGCTGATCGAGCGGTTCGGGCTGACCGACGTGCCCGACCTGCGGTTCCACCTGGAGGTCGCGGTGGAGGCCGCCGACGCCCTGATCAAGTTGGCGTTCCGCCGTCAGCCGGAGGGCGACGGGCGGGTGCTGGTCGAGGCGAAGGCGCTGATCCGGGAATACCTGCACCGGCAGGTCGACGCCCGCGGCGGGATCACCCAGCCCAGCTGAGCGACGGCGCGGCGCAGGAACGCCCGGGTGCGACCGGGCGGCACGACGAGAGCGGGAACGCCCGGGGTGCGACCGGGCGGCACGACAGCGGCGGGGTGCCCGAGGTGCGAACCGGGCCCCGCCGGACCGGGTCCGGGCTCCTACAGGAACGCCCGACCCTCGCCGCGGTAGGTGGGGACGGTCGCCACCACGACGTCCCCCTCCACCAGGTGCACCTCGTTGACGTGCTCGCAGAGCTCACCGGCCTTGGCGTGCCGGAACCAGACCCGGTCGCCGACCCGCAGGGCGCTCGCGGCGGGGCCGCCCAGCGGGGTCTGCACCTCACCGGCGCCCTCCGCGCCGAGCAGCTTCAGCCCCGTCGGCAGCCAGGGCAGGGGGAGCCGGCTCCCGGCGGCCGGGCCGGAGGCGATCCAGCCGCCGCCGAGCACGGTGGCCAGCCCGGGGGCCGGCCGGCGGACCACCGCGCAGGCGAAGAAGGCCGCCGGGGTGGGGCGCCAGGCACGGTACGCGTCGAAGAGCGTCGGCCCGTACAGGCCCGATCCCGCGGTGACCTCGGTGACCGCGGGATCGGCGCTGGTCGCGGCCACGCTGCCGGTGCCGCCGCCGTTGACGAACTCCAGGTCGGCGTGCTGGCGGACGGCGGTCACCGCGGCACCCCGGCGGGCCAGCAGTTCCCGGTACGACCCGCGCTGGGCCACCCGGATCGCGCGCCCCAGCAGCGCCTGCCCGGGCGGTGCGTCACCGAGACCGGCGATCTGTGCCTCGTACGCCATCAGCCCGACCAGCCGGAAGCCCGGCCGGCCGGCGACGGTGGCGGCGAACGCGCCGGCGGCCCGGGCGCTGTGCAGCGGGGAGCGGCGCACGCCGACGTGCACCCGGCCGCGCAGGGGTCGCCAGGAGGCGTCCAGGTCGAGGCAGACCCGCAGTTCGGCGCGGCGGTCGGGGGCGCACACGGCGTCGATCAGGTCGAGGTGTTCGATGCTGTCCACCATCAGGGTGATCGTGCCGGCGAGGGTCGGGTCGGCGGCGAGTTCGGCCAGTGCCGCCCGGTCCGCCGTCGGATAGGCCACCAGCACGTCGTCCGAAACCCCCGTACGGGCCAGCCAGATCGCCTCGGGCAGGGTGAAGGCCATCACGCCCCGCCAGCCGGGCCGCCCGAGCGCCCGGGTCAGCAGGTCCCGGGCGCGGACCGACTTGCTGGCCACCCGGACGGGCTTGCCGTCGGCGCGGCGGGCCAGCGCACCGGCGTTGGCCTCGAAGGCGGCGAGGTCGACCACCGCGTACGGCGGGTCGAGGTGGGCGGTCGCACGGTCGAGGCGATCGCGAAGTTTGTCACTGTCGGTGGCCACGTGGTGCACGCTAACCGTCCGGGCGTCAATGCGAAATACCCTCGCGTCTGTCGGGCTGTCCCGGGTGGCTCCGGCGGCCTAGGCTCGGCGAGCAGCAATGTCGCGGACGGGGAGGCTCCCCGCCGGGACTAGAGTGTTCCACCGGGGATGCCCAGCTCTGGGCCGGCACGTGGAGGTACGGCCATCGAAAGCCAGAAGAACGGCGAGTCGCCCGGCGTGTCGTCGCCCGGCCCCCAGAGCGACCCGTCCGGGGCCGCCGCGATCCGCT
The Micromonospora sp. R77 DNA segment above includes these coding regions:
- a CDS encoding amino acid deaminase/aldolase, with amino-acid sequence MATDSDKLRDRLDRATAHLDPPYAVVDLAAFEANAGALARRADGKPVRVASKSVRARDLLTRALGRPGWRGVMAFTLPEAIWLARTGVSDDVLVAYPTADRAALAELAADPTLAGTITLMVDSIEHLDLIDAVCAPDRRAELRVCLDLDASWRPLRGRVHVGVRRSPLHSARAAGAFAATVAGRPGFRLVGLMAYEAQIAGLGDAPPGQALLGRAIRVAQRGSYRELLARRGAAVTAVRQHADLEFVNGGGTGSVAATSADPAVTEVTAGSGLYGPTLFDAYRAWRPTPAAFFACAVVRRPAPGLATVLGGGWIASGPAAGSRLPLPWLPTGLKLLGAEGAGEVQTPLGGPAASALRVGDRVWFRHAKAGELCEHVNEVHLVEGDVVVATVPTYRGEGRAFL
- a CDS encoding D-arabinono-1,4-lactone oxidase; its protein translation is MPGTAAEWSNWAGNQRSTATAILRPRTTDDVVEAVRTAAEAGRTVRAVGSGHSFTDTAVTDGYRLDLSNLDTGVTVDAARRLVTVPAGTPLHALNDLLARHGLALPNLGDIDAQTIAGAISTGTHGTGAKLGCLSTFVVGLTLVTGTGEVLRCSADEHRDVFAAARVGLGAVGVLVEVTLRCVDAFVLRAHERPAALDAVLGDLPSLVAGHDHVEFYWFPYTSRVQVKTNDRVPADDRPLPRWRGWLDDEFLANTVFAGACRLGRAVPALAPGISAVSARALTERSYTGRSDRVFCTPRRVRFVEMEYALPRAVLPTALDALRRVVDGLPFKVLFPVEVRFTAADDVWLSHGYGRDSAYVAIHQYVGMPYEPYFRAFEQVATELGGRPHWGKLHYREAASLAPAYPRFGDFLAVRDRLDPDRLFTNPYLRRVLG
- a CDS encoding TetR family transcriptional regulator, whose translation is MLDACAELVDEVGYEGLTTTLLAERAEVAIGSVYQFFPDKRAIVQALTLRTMESYLQRLDERFASDDMTHWWDGVDAGIDEYITMHRTVPGFRTLHFGDVVDLHLLDEQRDNNGVIADQLARVLIERFGLTDVPDLRFHLEVAVEAADALIKLAFRRQPEGDGRVLVEAKALIREYLHRQVDARGGITQPS
- the topA gene encoding type I DNA topoisomerase, with protein sequence MPSRAGTTRLVIVESPAKAKTISGYLGPGYVVEASFGHVRDLPRNAADVPAKYKGEPWARLGVDVDNGFHALYVVSADRRQQISKLMKLAKEVDEILLATDEDREGEAIAWHLVETLKPKVPVKRMVFHEITKPAIQAAVANPREIDRDLVDAQEARRILDRLYGYEVSPVLWKKVMPKLSAGRVQSVATRIVVERERQRMAFRTAEYWDILATLAVAKPGEGPRTFNATLVALNGDRIATGKDFEPTTGRVRAGAGVVHLDESGARGLAARLEGRQFTVTRVEEKPYRRRPYAPFITSTLQQEAARKLRLSSQQTMRTAQRLYENGYITYMRTDSVNLSETAIAAARRQIAELYGERSVPPEPRRYTGKVKNAQEAHEAIRPAGDNFRTPGEVAKELSAEEFKLYELIWRRTIASQMTDAVGSSVSVRIRAVSTAQEEADFGATGKTITDPGFLRAYVESSDDENAEAEDAERRLPTLVKDQPLTADELAAQGHHTQPPSRYTEASLVKALEELGIGRPSTYASIMQTIQDRGYVMKRGQAMIPTFLAFAVIGLMERHYPRLIDYDFTASMENELDEIAGGDHAAVDFLTAFYFGSANGTGDQAIAHAGGLKKLVTENLSDIDARSVNSIPLHTDAEGREVVVRVGRFGPYLQRALPGEQPTPKVEGEEGTSQGDRAPIPEGLAPDELTPEKVHELFLGGGGERKLGDDPATGEPILLKSGRFGPYVASGERKSSLLKSQTPDSLTLDEALKLLTLPRLIGVAPDGGEVVANNGRYGPYVKRGDEFRSLESEDKMFTVTLEEALALLAAPKTRQRRAAAPPLREMGVDPATEKPLVIKDGRFGPYVTDGEFNASLRRGQTPEELTVEQASEMLAEKRAKGPAPKKKAAAKKAAPAKKTAAKKTAAAKSTAAKKTTTAKATAAKKTPAKKAAPRKATSASE